Proteins from one Desulfonema limicola genomic window:
- a CDS encoding OmpA family protein, which yields MTTKKFINAIMIIFCTACMTVTVNAQEDINFGSKIPDVEDITNALAPAESEKNVKYKTRGFKPEVPAIEKPKAISMEIKFERNSYRLTSNARMLLDIVGQSFNTDRLNQYRFIIEGHTDASGDDSYNMRLSKQRAEAVKKYLVQKHNVSSSRLNTIGKGEYELLDQENPESGRNRRVRIVNSGR from the coding sequence ATGACTACTAAAAAATTTATCAATGCGATTATGATTATCTTTTGCACAGCCTGTATGACAGTAACTGTAAATGCACAGGAAGATATTAATTTTGGAAGCAAAATACCTGATGTAGAAGATATTACTAATGCACTGGCTCCTGCTGAATCTGAAAAAAATGTAAAATATAAAACCAGAGGATTCAAACCTGAAGTACCTGCCATAGAAAAACCCAAAGCTATATCAATGGAGATTAAATTTGAAAGAAATTCCTACCGCCTGACCTCAAACGCAAGGATGCTGCTGGATATAGTCGGTCAGTCATTTAACACAGACAGACTCAATCAGTACCGGTTTATTATTGAAGGCCATACAGATGCTTCAGGGGATGATTCATACAATATGAGACTATCAAAACAAAGAGCTGAAGCTGTTAAAAAATATCTTGTTCAGAAGCATAATGTAAGCTCCAGCAGATTGAACACTATTGGTAAAGGAGAATATGAGCTTCTGGATCAAGAAAATCCTGAGTCGGGAAGAAATAGAAGGGTTAGAATAGTCAATTCAGGTCGATGA
- a CDS encoding MORN repeat-containing protein, whose translation MKNKKLIYILFQAVIFIFLSNYTGWARCIKGNCSNGYSVYTWSNGDTFEGIFKDGKQNGQGTLTWADGNKYAGEFKDGIQHGQGTFTWANGNMYVGDFADGIQHGQGTFTWANGNKYTGEFKQGKQHGQGTLEWANGNKYTGEFKEENQHGQGTFTWVNGNTYTGNFEDGKQHGQGTFTWANGDKYAGEFKDGNQHGQGTFTWTNGDKYVGEFKDGDQHGQGTFTWIDGNQYIGEFKNGKQSGQGIFTWADGNRYDGEFKDGKQAGQGTMFYASGIKTRGIWTEDKFIAASTEFVEPNSESAPLISQIDQKGKTLQAQEIIPDKSEKIIQTEDNSPQPLQIPTIVEKQCKLFLHLHLNPWQ comes from the coding sequence ATGAAAAACAAAAAACTGATATATATCTTATTCCAGGCTGTTATTTTTATTTTCTTATCAAATTACACAGGATGGGCTAGGTGTATTAAGGGAAATTGCAGCAATGGATATAGTGTATATACCTGGTCTAATGGAGATACATTTGAGGGTATATTTAAAGACGGTAAGCAAAATGGTCAGGGAACATTGACATGGGCTGATGGAAATAAATATGCTGGTGAATTTAAAGATGGAATTCAGCATGGGCAGGGTACCTTTACATGGGCTAACGGGAACATGTATGTTGGTGATTTTGCAGATGGAATTCAGCATGGGCAGGGTACCTTTACATGGGCTAACGGAAACAAATATACAGGTGAGTTTAAACAGGGAAAACAACACGGACAGGGAACCCTTGAATGGGCAAACGGGAATAAATATACAGGTGAATTTAAAGAAGAAAACCAGCATGGACAGGGTACATTTACATGGGTGAATGGAAATACATACACTGGCAACTTTGAAGATGGAAAACAGCATGGACAGGGAACATTTACATGGGCGAACGGCGATAAATATGCAGGAGAATTTAAAGATGGAAACCAGCATGGACAGGGAACATTTACATGGACGAACGGCGATAAATATGTAGGAGAATTTAAAGACGGAGATCAGCATGGACAGGGAACATTTACATGGATTGATGGTAATCAATACATAGGAGAATTTAAAAACGGAAAACAGTCTGGACAGGGAATTTTTACATGGGCTGACGGAAACAGATATGACGGGGAATTTAAAGACGGTAAGCAAGCCGGACAAGGAACCATGTTTTATGCAAGTGGAATAAAAACCCGTGGTATATGGACAGAAGATAAGTTTATAGCAGCCTCAACAGAATTTGTTGAACCAAATTCTGAATCTGCGCCTTTGATTTCACAAATAGATCAAAAAGGTAAAACCTTGCAAGCCCAGGAAATTATTCCTGATAAATCAGAAAAGATAATTCAAACAGAAGACAATTCACCACAGCCTTTGCAAATCCCTACTATTGTTGAAAAACAGTGCAAACTGTTTCTGCACCTGCACCTGAACCCCTGGCAATAG
- a CDS encoding caspase family protein: protein MQTVSAPAPEPLAIAPPPQNLTETVKLVSEIKKQRRTAIVIGNANYKKAPLKNPLNDAQDIAKILKETGFSVILKLDVSQEQMEDSIREFGRQLIQGGIGLFYYAGHGVQVDGKNYLIPIGADIAIKNQKDVRYKAVDLNQILDEMNYAGNGFNIAILDACRDNPLPRSFRSTASAGLARVDGPKGTLITFATSPGSVAIDGEGRNGIFTKHLLENMKIPGLPIEQIFKRVLQGVDQESNGEQTPWMSSSFTGDFYFIP from the coding sequence GTGCAAACTGTTTCTGCACCTGCACCTGAACCCCTGGCAATAGCCCCCCCTCCTCAAAATCTGACAGAAACTGTTAAATTAGTTTCTGAAATAAAAAAACAACGGCGCACGGCCATTGTTATTGGCAATGCAAATTATAAAAAAGCTCCTTTGAAAAATCCTTTAAATGATGCACAGGATATAGCAAAAATTTTGAAGGAAACAGGCTTTTCAGTTATTCTCAAGTTAGATGTCAGCCAGGAACAAATGGAAGACTCTATTAGAGAGTTTGGCAGGCAGCTAATTCAGGGGGGTATTGGACTTTTTTATTATGCAGGACATGGAGTCCAAGTAGATGGCAAAAACTATCTGATTCCAATAGGTGCTGACATTGCAATAAAAAATCAAAAAGATGTCCGCTATAAAGCTGTTGATCTTAATCAGATCCTGGATGAAATGAATTATGCAGGCAATGGATTTAATATTGCTATCTTAGATGCCTGCCGGGACAACCCTCTGCCAAGGAGTTTCCGCTCAACTGCTTCAGCAGGTCTGGCCAGGGTGGACGGCCCTAAAGGAACACTTATCACCTTTGCAACCAGTCCTGGTTCTGTTGCTATTGACGGAGAAGGCCGAAACGGCATTTTTACAAAACATCTGCTGGAAAACATGAAAATTCCTGGCCTGCCCATAGAACAGATATTTAAAAGAGTACTGCAGGGAGTTGACCAGGAATCAAACGGAGAACAGACACCGTGGATGTCGTCATCGTTTACAGGTGATTTTTATTTTATTCCTTAA
- a CDS encoding DUF4384 domain-containing protein: MEMIIFTRVKKIYILIFLILLLCPLKNVYAETYIDEAIKRFYDADFDMAISVIEKSVQQEENIETKYVAYAYLALVYYITGSVDRADDAIIKLIKTDPDVELEHIEMLKPGFLEDATEEFKKHFKLIKSSTDVAVPTGEITGIFPVYEQGETVGYTISANDNKLLKKIIFEVKDSSVKETWDISGQSATQKSYFITKDWEPGDYKYSFLIQDMAGNKNEYSGSFQLKGTQPDIPIQPADAAFDSIVAQLKSLGKRNTADFIQVWTNKKKLRIGEHVYYYFQSKKDCYLILLNLTAGKELIQVFPNKYNPDSFLKAGKKYSVPDPEITLVLKVTGPGGTDNLIALVSETPLNLLDADFKNQAFFELDRNNQELLNKVSKNIQKAENMDIVQKQVQYLIQ, from the coding sequence ATGGAAATGATAATTTTTACCCGGGTAAAAAAGATATACATCCTGATATTCCTGATTCTCTTGCTTTGCCCACTAAAAAATGTCTATGCAGAAACATATATTGACGAAGCTATAAAACGGTTTTATGACGCGGATTTTGATATGGCAATTTCAGTGATTGAAAAATCTGTTCAACAAGAAGAAAATATTGAAACAAAATATGTAGCCTATGCATATCTTGCATTAGTTTATTATATTACAGGCAGTGTTGACCGTGCAGATGATGCGATTATCAAGTTAATTAAAACCGACCCAGATGTTGAACTGGAACATATAGAAATGTTGAAACCAGGATTTCTTGAGGATGCAACCGAAGAATTCAAGAAACACTTTAAGTTGATTAAATCGTCAACTGATGTAGCTGTACCTACAGGAGAAATCACAGGGATTTTTCCTGTGTATGAACAAGGAGAAACTGTGGGCTATACTATTTCAGCAAATGACAATAAATTACTTAAAAAAATAATATTTGAGGTTAAAGATTCATCAGTAAAAGAAACCTGGGATATCAGCGGGCAGTCTGCAACCCAGAAATCTTATTTTATAACAAAAGACTGGGAGCCTGGAGATTATAAATATTCGTTTTTGATCCAGGATATGGCAGGTAATAAAAATGAATATAGTGGCAGTTTTCAGTTAAAAGGTACACAACCAGATATACCTATCCAGCCGGCTGATGCAGCATTTGATTCTATTGTTGCCCAGTTAAAATCCCTGGGAAAAAGGAATACAGCAGATTTTATCCAGGTTTGGACAAATAAAAAAAAGCTTAGGATTGGTGAACATGTTTATTATTATTTTCAGTCAAAAAAAGATTGTTATCTTATTTTACTGAATTTAACAGCCGGAAAGGAACTGATCCAGGTTTTTCCCAACAAGTACAATCCTGATTCTTTTTTAAAAGCCGGTAAAAAATACAGTGTGCCTGATCCTGAAATAACACTTGTCTTGAAAGTAACAGGACCGGGTGGAACTGATAATCTTATTGCCCTGGTATCTGAAACACCTTTGAATCTGCTGGACGCAGATTTTAAAAACCAGGCTTTTTTTGAATTAGACAGGAATAATCAGGAATTATTGAATAAAGTCAGTAAGAATATCCAGAAAGCTGAAAATATGGATATTGTACAAAAACAGGTTCAATATCTTATACAATAA
- a CDS encoding serine/threonine protein kinase, whose amino-acid sequence MTEERDFTGPVKLGKYMIRSELGKGAMGIVYEGFDPFIERPVALKTIRKDLLNSKESDNLLARFRREAQAAGRLNHPNIVAVYDYDEDQETAFIAMEFVQGHPLKEYFENNERFDLTDIVRIMSQILGALSYAHENGVVHRDIKPANIILTDNAQVKITDFGIAHIESSNLTQTGMIMGTPNYMSPEQFMGHRVDGRSDLFSAGVMLYQFVTGENPFDGRTMATIMHKVLSSEPVNPEDLNLHISPDLNAVIKKAIAKKPEDRFQNAEEFFTSINQALQNSSSGGVSSPPVVEIESDPGATVILSSPNTINPQAETVNSLNLSSKSAKSESVKNSILSDSGSQIKWLFAGLMIILLTAGGMFFLFSNKEKSYGYINIFTKPYAEMYIDEKFLGKTPKSGLKLPAGHINIRFINKSYNIDVTEQIHVKPDETVRVSFKWK is encoded by the coding sequence ATGACAGAAGAAAGAGATTTTACAGGGCCTGTGAAACTGGGTAAATACATGATCAGGTCTGAGCTTGGCAAAGGGGCAATGGGTATTGTGTATGAAGGATTTGATCCTTTTATAGAAAGACCTGTTGCCCTGAAAACAATTCGTAAAGACCTGCTTAACAGCAAAGAATCAGATAACCTGCTTGCCCGTTTCAGACGTGAAGCCCAGGCAGCGGGGCGTTTGAATCATCCAAATATTGTAGCAGTATATGATTATGATGAAGATCAGGAAACTGCTTTTATTGCTATGGAATTTGTACAGGGACATCCTTTAAAAGAGTATTTTGAAAATAATGAACGATTTGATCTTACTGATATTGTCAGAATAATGTCTCAAATCCTGGGTGCGCTTTCCTATGCCCATGAAAACGGTGTGGTACATCGGGATATAAAACCTGCAAATATCATCCTGACAGATAATGCCCAGGTTAAAATCACAGATTTTGGCATTGCCCACATTGAATCATCTAATCTTACCCAGACAGGAATGATTATGGGAACCCCCAATTACATGTCTCCTGAACAGTTTATGGGACATAGAGTTGATGGGCGCTCAGACCTCTTTTCAGCAGGTGTCATGCTCTACCAGTTTGTTACAGGAGAAAATCCTTTTGATGGGCGCACAATGGCTACAATCATGCACAAGGTACTCAGTTCCGAGCCTGTTAATCCTGAAGATTTAAATCTTCATATTTCTCCAGATTTAAATGCAGTAATCAAAAAAGCCATTGCCAAAAAACCAGAAGATCGTTTTCAAAATGCAGAAGAGTTTTTTACTTCGATAAATCAGGCATTGCAAAATTCTTCTTCTGGGGGAGTTTCCTCCCCTCCGGTTGTTGAAATAGAATCAGATCCTGGAGCAACGGTTATACTTTCTTCTCCAAACACCATCAATCCACAGGCTGAGACAGTCAATTCTTTGAATTTATCTTCTAAATCTGCGAAATCTGAATCTGTTAAAAATTCAATTTTATCAGATTCTGGAAGTCAAATAAAATGGCTGTTTGCAGGATTAATGATAATTCTTCTGACAGCAGGAGGAATGTTTTTCTTATTTTCAAATAAAGAAAAATCATACGGATATATCAATATTTTCACAAAACCATATGCAGAAATGTATATTGATGAAAAATTTTTGGGGAAAACTCCCAAATCCGGCTTGAAACTTCCGGCAGGACATATTAATATCAGATTTATAAATAAATCATACAATATTGATGTAACGGAACAAATCCATGTAAAACCGGATGAAACCGTTCGTGTCAGTTTTAAATGGAAATGA
- a CDS encoding FHA domain-containing protein, with product MPSLKKFSLFESEITASNFNTTPYSISYDDILMEIDCENQKHIISANTEFVINGEKCYYSQIKTNDLISFNNEFIIFSQEYNRDENSPFIGKIKTDQGKIMVFKLPRKTSRRAYIDILKTIDDYPQEKNIYIECNSIQYMDSESISSMIDLIRKMEQEKRSIFFYNPGDKFNTYLKLANIMKLVPVKISENNSIDDFIKNRVSYGFKQSQNRYVVTDNFTNYIVEPETVISIGRLNKSCDICLTDERVSRIHALIVNTSNSLYVIDCLSTNFTYINGWKTPAYCLNKLKVNDIVVFGKNMHFKIKQI from the coding sequence ATGCCTTCACTGAAAAAGTTTTCATTATTTGAATCAGAAATCACTGCATCAAATTTTAATACTACTCCATATTCAATATCTTATGATGATATTCTCATGGAAATTGATTGCGAAAACCAGAAACACATTATATCTGCAAACACTGAATTTGTGATAAATGGTGAAAAATGCTATTATTCTCAAATAAAAACAAATGACCTGATCAGTTTTAATAATGAATTCATTATTTTCAGTCAGGAATACAACCGCGATGAAAACAGTCCTTTTATCGGCAAAATTAAAACAGACCAGGGAAAAATAATGGTGTTCAAGCTGCCCCGGAAAACTTCCAGGCGGGCATATATTGATATTCTAAAAACCATTGATGATTATCCCCAAGAGAAAAATATATATATTGAATGCAATTCCATCCAGTATATGGACAGTGAATCCATAAGCAGCATGATTGACCTGATTCGTAAAATGGAGCAGGAAAAACGCAGCATATTTTTTTATAACCCGGGTGATAAGTTTAATACTTATCTGAAACTGGCTAATATCATGAAACTGGTCCCTGTTAAAATTTCTGAAAACAACAGTATTGATGATTTTATTAAAAATAGGGTTTCATATGGATTTAAACAATCCCAAAACCGCTATGTGGTAACAGATAATTTTACAAATTATATTGTTGAACCTGAAACAGTCATATCCATTGGAAGATTGAATAAATCATGTGATATATGCCTGACAGATGAAAGGGTGTCGCGTATTCATGCCCTTATAGTAAACACCAGTAATTCTTTATATGTTATTGACTGCCTTTCAACTAATTTTACTTATATAAATGGATGGAAAACACCAGCCTACTGCCTGAATAAATTAAAAGTGAATGACATTGTTGTGTTTGGCAAAAACATGCACTTTAAGATTAAACAAATATAA
- a CDS encoding LysM peptidoglycan-binding domain-containing protein — MALFEKKPDEETKPVSDVSGEEAPEESKSSNNPFKPSAREQIHIVKPGDIFSKIIEDYYGTQQKSVENSLDHTKNSNISNYIAQYNNIKSIGNIPVGLKIKLPVLIIEPDSPEPAFGPYENPFEANFQKGEDFIEQGNCKDAKKRFEAANRFKILLKLKDNKVLTDKIEKFQVSEKLEKLKENYVDEQYFMAELDSLLEMLDQSDAAQTESEIWKYVDIQYNCQDCNEKISSCGRIESPVTYSASVPKKSAIIKKNNEEDQCPDDPYKTKPGVCGCGTPDKDTDNDGILDCKDKCPKDPLKSSPGVCGCGVADEDKNGDGVMDCKQTGIPEKEDKCPDDPEKTDPGKCGCGKSDIDTDNDGIPDCNDKCSNDPKKTVPGKCGCNKDENCLDKKEMEALYEECVKKFSQGNLNDAIEGFNKLYKEEPNYKDIKLYLYRSYLGRIESSYVNDLNKVKRYYNTMQQYKKGCSECKNKIKEFASSHLKKGNTYYNDYKSKDALIEWKLVAVISENEDALKAIRNEALKNIGIAENQ, encoded by the coding sequence ATGGCATTATTTGAAAAAAAGCCTGATGAAGAAACAAAGCCGGTTAGTGATGTTTCAGGAGAGGAAGCACCTGAAGAATCTAAATCCTCGAATAATCCTTTTAAACCATCTGCCAGGGAACAAATACACATTGTAAAACCAGGAGACATTTTTTCAAAAATTATTGAAGATTACTATGGTACTCAGCAAAAATCCGTTGAAAATTCTTTAGATCATACAAAAAACTCTAACATATCAAATTATATAGCCCAGTATAATAATATTAAAAGTATTGGAAATATACCGGTCGGCCTGAAAATAAAATTACCTGTTTTAATAATAGAACCAGACAGCCCAGAACCTGCTTTTGGTCCTTATGAAAATCCATTTGAAGCAAACTTTCAAAAAGGTGAAGACTTTATTGAACAAGGCAATTGTAAAGATGCAAAAAAAAGATTTGAAGCAGCAAATCGCTTTAAGATATTATTAAAATTAAAGGATAACAAAGTATTAACCGACAAGATTGAAAAATTTCAAGTTTCAGAAAAACTGGAAAAACTCAAGGAAAACTATGTTGATGAACAATATTTTATGGCTGAACTGGACTCTCTATTGGAAATGCTTGATCAAAGTGATGCAGCTCAAACTGAATCAGAAATTTGGAAATATGTGGATATTCAGTATAACTGCCAGGATTGTAATGAAAAAATTTCATCATGCGGCAGGATAGAATCTCCAGTTACTTATAGTGCTTCGGTCCCAAAAAAATCTGCAATCATCAAAAAAAATAATGAAGAAGATCAATGCCCTGATGATCCTTATAAAACAAAGCCGGGTGTATGCGGCTGTGGAACGCCTGATAAAGATACGGATAATGATGGAATTTTAGACTGCAAGGATAAATGCCCTAAAGATCCCCTGAAAAGCAGCCCTGGAGTATGCGGATGCGGGGTTGCTGATGAAGATAAAAATGGAGATGGAGTCATGGATTGTAAACAAACAGGTATTCCTGAAAAGGAAGACAAATGCCCTGACGATCCTGAAAAAACTGATCCAGGTAAATGCGGGTGCGGTAAATCTGATATTGATACTGACAATGACGGTATCCCTGATTGTAATGATAAATGTTCCAATGATCCCAAAAAAACAGTTCCTGGTAAATGTGGATGCAATAAAGATGAGAACTGCCTGGATAAAAAAGAAATGGAAGCTCTTTATGAAGAATGTGTGAAAAAATTCAGCCAGGGAAATCTGAATGATGCAATTGAGGGATTTAATAAGCTCTATAAGGAAGAACCAAATTATAAAGATATTAAGCTGTATCTTTACAGATCATATTTAGGCAGGATTGAATCTTCATATGTAAATGATTTAAACAAAGTAAAAAGATACTATAATACCATGCAGCAATACAAAAAAGGCTGTTCTGAATGTAAAAACAAGATTAAAGAATTTGCCAGCAGTCATTTGAAAAAAGGAAATACATATTATAATGATTATAAATCAAAAGACGCTTTAATTGAGTGGAAACTGGTAGCAGTCATATCTGAAAATGAAGATGCTTTAAAAGCGATAAGAAATGAAGCGCTCAAGAATATAGGTATTGCAGAGAATCAGTAA
- a CDS encoding M14 family zinc carboxypeptidase, with product MKIINKVNILFFILMLYLYGCGAVVSKLPPAEKIEYDKVKISSFEIGRSVENRNIECIVMGEGRDVILFMASIHGDETAGTALILSLVKYLQDNPDILIGKKAVFLPVVNPDGVFRDSRYNSNGIDLNRNFLTANRINKKLFGLYPVSEPETHAIVRVIELFRPNRILSFHQPLNCIDFDGPGKHLAQYLSSYCNLKITKLGARPGSLGSYAGEELLIPTITIELPQETESFEAEGLWQKYGKILIAAIQYNSDIIISDTLP from the coding sequence ATGAAAATAATCAACAAAGTTAATATCCTTTTTTTTATTTTAATGCTCTATTTATATGGATGCGGGGCAGTTGTTTCTAAATTACCTCCGGCAGAAAAGATTGAGTATGATAAAGTTAAAATATCAAGCTTTGAAATCGGCAGATCAGTTGAGAACCGTAATATTGAATGTATTGTAATGGGTGAAGGAAGAGATGTAATTCTTTTTATGGCATCAATCCACGGGGATGAAACAGCAGGTACTGCCCTGATATTATCCCTGGTTAAATATCTGCAGGATAATCCAGATATACTTATAGGAAAAAAAGCAGTATTTTTGCCTGTTGTCAATCCAGATGGCGTTTTCAGGGATTCTCGTTATAATTCCAATGGTATAGATTTAAACCGAAATTTTTTGACTGCTAATCGTATTAACAAAAAATTATTCGGACTTTATCCAGTATCCGAACCTGAAACCCATGCAATTGTCAGAGTTATTGAACTCTTTCGGCCAAATCGAATATTAAGTTTTCATCAGCCGTTAAATTGTATAGATTTTGACGGGCCTGGAAAACATTTGGCACAATATTTGTCAAGCTATTGTAATCTTAAGATAACCAAACTGGGAGCCAGGCCAGGTTCTCTCGGAAGTTATGCTGGAGAAGAATTATTAATTCCTACAATAACAATAGAGCTGCCCCAGGAGACAGAAAGTTTTGAGGCTGAAGGCTTGTGGCAAAAATATGGGAAAATACTCATTGCTGCAATACAATATAATTCTGATATAATAATATCTGATACATTACCATGA
- a CDS encoding serine/threonine protein kinase has product MTEERNFTGPIKLGKYMIRTEIGKGAMGIVYEGFDPFIERVVALKTIRKDLLDSKEADNLLVRFRREAQAAGRLNHPNIVAVYDYDEDGDVAFIAMEFVQGRSLKEYFDNNERFDLSDIIKIMSQVLGALSYAHENGVVHRDIKPANIILTDNAQVKITDFGIAHIESSNLTQTGMIMGTPNFMSPEQFMGNRVDNRSDIFSAGIILYQFITGENPFDGRTMATIMHKVLNAEPVNPGDLNLHISSELNAVIKKAIAKKPEDRFQNAEDFFNSLNLALHNNLHAATPHRVIEPSPEPDATLILSPEKKIFSYEKAKPAIIICLFLLVTAVISACLYTNIYYAAQLNRQFIQEIKDDFNNNGLSEYKSAQLIIQDISEKIHKAGRLEWTKMITYPEDFKKFLNENIKIPDEKINLCVENNNEEILFEHKNISSNTSRSTKTNKMPVVYKDDIFTARAWIWPDNKIYIIFSSVISEAVYKKDQFEKIAEVFILQASYKQPDLSKIKNINTLCFISIGLLFIISLFAAWYFKRNTSKKI; this is encoded by the coding sequence ATGACAGAAGAAAGAAATTTTACAGGGCCTATAAAATTAGGCAAATACATGATCAGGACTGAGATTGGTAAAGGGGCAATGGGTATTGTTTATGAAGGATTTGATCCCTTTATAGAGAGGGTTGTTGCCTTGAAAACAATTCGTAAAGACTTGCTTGACAGCAAAGAAGCGGATAATCTGCTTGTCCGTTTCAGGCGTGAAGCCCAGGCAGCAGGCCGTCTGAATCACCCTAACATTGTAGCTGTGTATGATTATGATGAAGACGGAGATGTTGCTTTTATTGCTATGGAATTTGTACAAGGCCGTTCTTTAAAAGAATATTTTGACAATAATGAACGATTTGATCTCAGCGATATTATAAAAATTATGTCTCAAGTTCTTGGTGCGCTTTCCTATGCCCATGAAAACGGTGTGGTGCATCGGGATATAAAACCTGCAAATATCATTCTGACAGATAATGCCCAGGTAAAAATTACGGATTTTGGTATTGCCCATATTGAATCATCTAATCTTACCCAGACAGGAATGATTATGGGAACACCCAATTTTATGTCTCCTGAACAATTTATGGGTAATAGAGTGGATAACCGCTCAGATATTTTTTCTGCTGGTATTATACTTTATCAATTTATTACAGGAGAAAATCCTTTTGACGGGCGCACAATGGCTACAATCATGCACAAGGTACTCAATGCTGAACCTGTGAACCCTGGAGATTTAAATCTTCATATTTCTTCTGAATTGAATGCAGTAATCAAAAAAGCCATTGCCAAAAAACCGGAAGATCGTTTTCAAAATGCAGAAGATTTCTTTAATTCACTGAACCTGGCATTACACAATAATTTACATGCAGCTACTCCCCACCGGGTTATTGAACCTTCTCCAGAGCCTGATGCAACTTTAATACTTTCTCCAGAAAAAAAAATATTTTCTTATGAGAAGGCTAAACCTGCCATAATAATATGTTTGTTTTTACTTGTTACAGCAGTTATTTCTGCTTGCTTATATACAAATATATACTATGCTGCCCAGTTAAACAGGCAGTTTATTCAAGAAATAAAAGATGATTTTAATAATAACGGACTTTCTGAATACAAGTCTGCCCAATTAATTATTCAGGATATATCTGAAAAAATACATAAAGCAGGCCGCCTGGAATGGACAAAAATGATTACATATCCTGAAGATTTTAAGAAATTTTTGAATGAAAATATCAAGATTCCAGATGAAAAGATAAATTTATGTGTGGAAAATAATAATGAGGAAATATTATTTGAACACAAAAACATATCTTCAAATACAAGCCGCAGCACAAAAACTAATAAAATGCCTGTTGTTTATAAAGACGACATATTTACAGCAAGAGCCTGGATATGGCCTGATAATAAAATATATATAATATTTTCATCAGTTATCAGTGAAGCTGTATATAAAAAAGACCAGTTTGAGAAAATAGCTGAAGTATTCATATTGCAGGCATCATATAAACAGCCTGATTTATCTAAAATAAAAAATATCAATACACTATGTTTTATTTCTATTGGCCTTTTATTTATAATTTCATTATTTGCGGCATGGTATTTCAAAAGAAATACCAGTAAAAAAATATGA
- a CDS encoding FHA domain-containing protein, translating to MKRCPKGHQYPDKLKECPVCEKDNELQTVFVRGYDKQSDTFIPSDSTPATESINMVSQQPVYEIPDIDKTVILDRRNLPQKNILTGWLIELDYEDIPVNSYQIFNKRITIGRQSGNDVVLNDNSVSGNHCSIEFQKNKYIIHDNNSANGIIIDNKAVKSQILEEDQVIILGRSKFKIKYLNS from the coding sequence ATGAAGCGGTGTCCAAAGGGTCATCAATATCCCGATAAATTAAAAGAATGCCCTGTGTGTGAAAAAGATAATGAACTGCAAACTGTTTTTGTCCGGGGATATGATAAACAATCGGATACATTTATTCCTTCAGATTCAACACCTGCGACAGAGTCAATTAATATGGTTTCCCAGCAGCCTGTATATGAAATACCGGATATTGACAAGACAGTTATTCTTGACAGAAGAAATTTACCTCAAAAAAATATACTGACCGGCTGGCTTATTGAGCTTGATTATGAAGATATACCTGTAAACAGTTATCAGATTTTCAATAAAAGGATAACTATTGGCCGTCAAAGCGGCAATGATGTTGTATTAAACGATAATTCTGTTTCAGGAAATCATTGTTCAATTGAATTTCAAAAAAACAAATATATTATTCATGATAATAATTCGGCCAATGGTATTATTATTGACAATAAAGCTGTAAAATCACAGATACTGGAAGAAGATCAAGTTATTATCCTGGGAAGATCAAAATTTAAAATAAAATATCTTAACTCGTAA